One window of Drosophila busckii strain San Diego stock center, stock number 13000-0081.31 chromosome 3L, ASM1175060v1, whole genome shotgun sequence genomic DNA carries:
- the LOC108597902 gene encoding kalirin: MDGQRARDLLTLLQERVVFLTGGRDRRGGPLLCFPATPRRDRLKPEDLRRLLSYLISIPSDAAKNLGFTVIIDMRGNGNCSTNVKTILKVLQENFSANIHNVVIIKPDNFWQKQRASISSNKYKFETQTISIEALNKIAETHQLTADFDGQQPYDHQQWTDARLAIEDFFWQAGDMADRIDDLQEDLNRNDFAENVSLARQAIDHHNEMRKKITKLPIEDLDMQGKKLLAKINMSETFVFAGQAAQNAAVAGNSDGSDSGTSNATSRGGGGGNSNNNNPDMSAAVNKALRQIDLIHTGQERLLMLWQHKKVKLDQCFQWRLFEQDCEKMFDWILHNRDVFQMSYVEIGHNYSVAKSLQDEHQKFAVASMNVNVNIDRILAVAARLIESQHYAAQHIKTLAQRLDRTWKDFGAGLDERTAVLQLSVLFHHKAEQYCNSVASWAAACQASQPLPSDIQSLETAIRTHQSLYEAMCQAYTEVHSTSKKLLYQLDHLVQVCNQPPPPGVPDHRKNSNNSNYNKFERQNPAADYSEGASHVLAVIHQILGHHRTLEAKWHQEKVRLYQTLSLRLFQEDVKQVLDWLKNHGEVFLRKNTGIGRNLQKARVYQKSHQHFENVAQNTYSNAEKLLAAAEELARSGEADPNEIYSVARELELQVGIFAERVEQRRRRLEMAVIFYTHEKEVSAWIESLRTDVSTDETRLSQENLEGIERLLQQYSDQQESTVNACMTIIAQGEALLQEMRSLEYVDNTGSLAALETTLEKLSKQKVEVEELWSARKFRADLILQLRYFERDAMELSSQLEIFSEDLQHADLSRDYQKAEQLIRMHNESVTDIQNATYAVLQQGQEMLQLFEKSGFISMADATHTAQARIEYLLDFLREREIDLEELSEAKRAKLEQAVQLCQFQNDANQVISWIRNGEAMLVASFVTPNSLQEAEQLRKEHEQFQIAIEKTHTSAVQVKYRADALINASHYDPQSIREISDDVTKKWQQLVTYAEERHKLVTASINFYKTAEQVCSVLDSLEREYRREDDWCGGGGSSDKAQTIVQLISKHQEQKEAFLKACTLARRTAETFLKYANRSQQYYQYTQGNCEAHVKSKLDKLLTQENQVLDFWTLRKKSLDQCQQFVLFERSAKQAIEWIHNTGEGYLSSRTNLVGISKEETECLLKEHNEFRSTAKETRERVKLLIQLADSLMEKGHAHASSIKQWVASVDLRYKDFSNRMDSYCEQLEKSLGMSQQQLMLQHESDANSSISSASGASSSNDRHSDPTLEAKLTTSASSAASKEINEEKRKSARRKEFIMAELMQTERAYVNDLATCIKCFLEEFRSGRNVPPALVGQEDIIFGNIRELYQFHQKIFLRELEKYETMPEDVGHCFVTWATKFDMYVHYCKNKPTSNNLLVQHAGNYFEEAAASP; this comes from the exons CGATGCGGCCAAGAATCTCGGCTTCACAGTCATTATTGATATGCgtggcaatggcaactgcTCGACGAACGTCAAGACTATACTAAAGGTACTCCAGGAGAACTTTAGCGCCAATATACACAACGTGGTCATCATCAAGCCAGACAACTTCTGGCAGAAGCAACGCGCCAGCATCAGTtcgaataaatataaatttgagaCGCAGACAATATCGATCGAGGCGCTCAACAAGATTGCGGAAACGCATCAGCTGACCGCAGACTTTGATGGCCAGCAGCCGTACGATCATCAGCAGTGGACGGACGCACGGCTGGCCATTGAGGATTTCTTTTGGCAGGCCGGGGATATGGCCGATCGCATTGATGATCTGCAGGAGGATCTCAATCGCAACGACTTTGCCGAGAACGTGAGTCTGGCACGCCAGGCCATTGATCATCACAACGAAATGCGCAAGAAGATAACCAAACTGCCCATCGAAGATCTCGATATGCAGGGCAAAAAGCTATTGGCCAAAATCAATATGAgtgaaacttttgtttttgcgggCCAAGCAGCACAG AACGCTGCTGTTGCGGGCAACTCGGATGGCTCGGACTCGGGCACCTCCAATGCCACCTcacgcggcggcggcggtggcaacagcaacaacaacaatccgGATATGTCAGCTGCCGTTAATAAGGCATTGCGACAAATTGACCTCATACACACGGGCCAGGAGCGTTTGCTAATGCTCTGGCAGCACAAGAAGGTGAAGCTGGATCAGTGCTTCCAGTGGCGCCTCTTCGAACAGGACTGTGAGAAAATGTTTGACTGGATTCTGCACAATCGTGATGTGTTCCAAATGAGCTATGTGGAAATTGGACACAACTATTCGGTGGCCAAATCGCTGCAGGATGAGCACCAAAAGTTCGCTGTAGCCTCCATGAATGTGAACGTGAACATTGATCGCATTTTGGCGGTGGCGGCGCGTTTGATTGAGAGTCAACATTATGCCGCGCAGCACATAAAGACGCTGGCGCAGCGTCTGGATCGCACTTGGAAGGACTTTGGCGCTGGCCTGGACGAGCGCACGGctgtgctgcagctgagcgTGCTGTTCCATCATAAAGCTGAGCAGTACTGCAATAGTGTGGCCAGCTGGGCGGCAGCCTGTCAAGCCTCGCAGCCACTGCCCTCGGACATACAGAGTCTGGAGACGGCCATACGCACGCATCAGTCGCTGTACGAGGCCATGTGCCAGGCCTACACCGAGGTGCACTCGACCAGCAAGAAGCTGCTCTATCAGCTGGACCATTTGGTGCAGGTGTGCAACCAGCCGCCGCCACCAGGTGTGCCCGATCATcgcaagaacagcaacaacagcaactacaataaGTTCGAGCGCCAGAATCCAGCTGCGGACTATAGCGAGGGCGCCAGTCATGTGCTGGCGGTGATACATCAAATACTGGGACATCATCGCACGCTGGAGGCCAAATGGCATCAGGAGAAGGTGCGTCTGTATCAGACGCTGTCGCTGCGTCTCTTCCAGGAGGACGTCAAGCAGGTGCTGGACTGGCTCAAGAACCATGGCGAAGTCTTTCTGCGCAAAAACACGGGCATTGGCCGCAATCTGCAGAAGGCGCGCGTCTATCAGAAGTCGCATCAGCATTTCGAAAACGTAGCTCAGAATACGTACAGCAATGCAGAGAAGCTGCTGGCGGCAGCGGAGGAGCTGGCACGCAGCGGCGAGGCGGACCCCAATGAGATTTACTCGGTGGCGcgtgagctggagctgcaggtGGGCATCTTTGCGGAACGTGTGGAGCAGCGGCGACGTCGACTCGAGATGGCCGTCATATTCTATACGCACGAGAAGGAGGTGAGCGCTTGGATTGAGTCCTTGCGCACGGATGTGAGCACAGATGAGACGCGTCTCTCGCAGGAGAATCTCGAGGGCATTGAgcgactgctgcagcagtACAGCGATCAGCAGGAGAGCACTGTCAATGCCTGCATGACTATCATAGCGCAGGGCGAGGCGCTGCTGCAGGAGATGCGCTCACTGGAGTATGTGGACAATACGGGCTCGCTGGCCGCCTTGGAGACCACACTGGAGAAGCTGAGCAAGCAGAAGGTGGAGGTCGAGGAGCTCTGGTCGGCGCGCAAATTTCGCGCTGATCTTATACTGCAGCTGCGCTACTTTGAACGCGACGCCATGGAGCTGTCCTCACAGCTGGAGATCTTCAGCGAGGATCTGCAGCATGCGGACTTGTCGCGCGACTATCAAAAGGCCGAGCAGCTGATACGCATGCACAACGAGTCCGTCACCGACATCCAGAATGCCACCTATGCTGTGCTGCAGCAGGGCCAAGAGATGCTGCAGCTGTTCGAGAAGTCTGGCTTTATATCGATGGCGGATGCCACACACACTGCCCAGGCGCGCATCGAGTATTTGCTGGACTTTTTGCGTGAGCGTGAAATTGATCTGGAGGAGCTGTCGGAGGCCAAGCGCGCCAAGCTGGAGCAGGCCGTGCAGCTGTGTCAGTTTCAAAACGATGCCAATCAAGTCATCTCCTGGATACGCAATGGCGAGGCCATGCTCGTGGCCAGCTTTGTCACTCCCAATAGTCTGCAGGAAGCCGAACAGCTGCGCAAGGAGCACGAGCAATTTCAG ATTGCCATTGAGAAGACGCACACGTCGGCGGTGCAAGTAAAATATCGCGCGGATGCTCTGATCAATGCCAGTCACTATGACCCGCAGTCCATACGCGAGATTAGCGACGATGTGACCAagaagtggcagcagctggtCACCTATGCCGAGGAGCGCCACAAGCTGGTGACGGCCTCCATAAACTTCTACAAAACGGCCGAGCAAGTGTGCTCCGTGCTGGACAGTCTGGAGCGTGAGTATCGGCGCGAGGACGACTGGtgtggcggcggtggcagcagcgACAAGGCGCAGACTATAGTGCAGCTTATCTCGAAGCATCAGGAGCAGAAGGAGGCGTTCCTCAAGGCCTGCACACTGGCGCGACGCACTGCCGAGACATTCCTCAAGTACGCGAATCGTTCGCAGCAATATTATCAATACACGCAAGGGAATTGCGAGGCGCACGTGAAGAGCAAGCTGGACAAGCTGCTGACGCAGGAGAACCAAGTGTTGGACTTTTGGACGCTGCGCAAGAAGTCGCTCGACCAATGCCAGCAGTTTGTCTTGTTCGAGCGCAGCGCCAAGCAGGCCATTGAATGGATACACAACACGGGCGAGGGCTACCTGTCGTCGCGCACCAATCTGGTGGGCATAAGCAAGGAGGAGACCGAATGCTTGCTCAAGGAGCACAACGAATTCCGCAGCACCGCCAAGGAGACGCGCGAGCGCGTCAAGTTGCTCATACAGCTGGCCGACAGTCTGATGGAGAAGGGACATGCGCATGCCAGCTCCATCAAGCAGTGGGTGGCTTCTGTTGATTTGCGCTACAAGGACTTTAGCAACCGCATGGACAGCTACTGCGAGCAGCTGGAGAAGTCGCTGGGcatgtcgcagcagcagcttatgctgCAGCACGAATCTGATGCCAATAGCTCCATAAGCAGCGCCTCGggtgccagcagcagcaatgatcGTCACTCGGATCCCACGCTGGAGGCGAAGCTCACGACCTCAGCCAGCTCAGCGGCCAGCAAGGAGATCAACGAGGAGAAGCGCAAGTCCGCGCGGCGAAAAGAGTTCATCATGGCGGAGCTGATGCAAACGGAGCGTGCCTATGTCAACGATCTGGCCACCTGCATCAAGTGTTTCCTCGAAGAGTTTCGCAGCGGCCGCAATGTGCCGCCCGCCCTGGTGGGCCAGGAGGACATCATCTTTGGCAATATACGTGAGCTGTATCAGTTTCACCAAAAGATCTTTCTGCGCGAGCTGGAGAAGTATGAAACCATGCCGGAGGATGTGGGCCATTGCTTTGTTACCTGGGCCACCAAGTTCGATATGTATGTGCACTACTGCAAGAACAAGCCGACCTCCAATAATCTGCTCGTCCAGCATGCGGGCAACTATTTTGAGGAAGCTGCAGCGTCGCCTTGA